Proteins encoded within one genomic window of Amycolatopsis nigrescens CSC17Ta-90:
- a CDS encoding NACHT domain-containing protein, producing MAEAAKTIGRLGWLTATIGPPGAVAGLWPGWVQDNPVLAVVLLVVYEAVLAVVAFVREVASELIRRWQARFIERVDQTLGRRLFRFERRYREFVLGALRFIDLKGLATIGPYTPQLDEVFVELGLVPRSPHQVVSDPLADVPAELTERSSLHEFLSRSTPEVLAVVGAAGSGKTTLLRHTARRICHAGGKQRRPVPIFLFLRDHSTEILADPEVPLADLLRGTLGRYRPDEPAGWFEQKLRDGDCVVLLDGLDEVTPRGDRRAVSDWVERQIGQYPGNDYVITSRPHGYWAAEIVGATVLQVRRFTDEQVARFVRGWYWSMERHSTGTDNGEMEPRVASAADDLLDRLRNATGLYELTVNPLLLTMIANVHHYRSALPGSRAELYSEICEVMLWRRHSAKKLPIELGGDQKELLLRQLAFTMMERRVRDLPKAEVLEVLKPLLRRVSKELTGEEFLAEVGSSGLLIERENGLHSFAHHTFQEYLAAAHIQDKGPVDLLPGLVDDEWWRECTLLYAARADTDPIIRACLDSASVPALALAFDCAQHAREIDPALRESLDRLLESCYEPDIDPRRRRLMAHVMVTRHLRHLTPTDGVARICARPISVDIYRLFLADTGTSPPDDPRPFRPGSGGPVVGVHPADVLTFVHWINQIAGGGSAYRLPRRAEVEVPAVRRALDQPDSAPPGRLSVWLEPHGTRALELWTPEPAQHPHLIKAEVLVRAVTGDLRASAATLARLLLARSLVVLRAVAFDLEHGVAGARARNLAGDLVHGLARALDLALARSSDLGLARTLNPALAHAFDLARAVDREVDHARALNLARLRDLARIRAIDLALALDLALGRAFTVAGSRPDSERDLVHDLDRALDRDFEYARRLASTLDTDLDTALEPDLDLVLDVVLGLDLARDTDRTPVPFGEYHRHLEAITGLAMPRALSQALQESERVPLDEDRHRFLDSFARAFVTITGIESGDRIVPPDSLTAEVRRACSGLLAASPVPDWAREASDRLERLAVPVFSRRQNLTPVTATAIRTGVLCLAVEADALGAPSTAEAFRQVAAGVSLLEQRWGSELSPTETIVLATA from the coding sequence ATGGCCGAGGCGGCGAAAACGATCGGGCGTCTCGGCTGGCTGACCGCGACCATCGGCCCACCGGGAGCCGTGGCAGGGCTGTGGCCGGGCTGGGTGCAGGACAATCCGGTGCTGGCCGTGGTGCTGCTGGTCGTCTACGAGGCGGTGCTGGCGGTGGTCGCGTTCGTCCGCGAGGTGGCCAGTGAGCTGATCAGGCGCTGGCAGGCGAGGTTCATCGAGCGGGTCGACCAGACGCTGGGTCGCAGGCTGTTCCGGTTCGAGCGCCGGTACCGGGAGTTCGTGCTCGGCGCGCTGCGGTTCATCGACCTCAAGGGCCTGGCCACAATCGGTCCGTACACGCCCCAGCTCGACGAGGTCTTCGTGGAGCTGGGGCTGGTACCGCGCAGCCCGCACCAGGTGGTTTCGGACCCGCTCGCGGACGTGCCGGCCGAGCTGACCGAGCGGTCTTCCCTGCACGAGTTCCTCAGCCGATCGACCCCGGAAGTGCTGGCCGTGGTCGGTGCCGCCGGCAGCGGGAAGACCACCCTGCTGCGGCACACCGCCCGCCGGATCTGCCATGCGGGTGGCAAGCAGCGACGCCCGGTGCCGATCTTCCTGTTCCTCCGCGACCATTCCACCGAGATACTGGCCGACCCCGAGGTGCCGCTGGCCGACCTGCTGCGCGGCACGCTCGGCCGGTACCGGCCCGACGAGCCCGCCGGCTGGTTCGAGCAGAAACTGCGCGACGGCGACTGCGTGGTGCTGCTCGACGGGCTGGACGAGGTGACGCCGCGGGGAGACCGGCGTGCGGTCTCCGACTGGGTCGAGCGCCAGATCGGGCAGTACCCCGGGAACGACTACGTGATCACGTCCCGCCCGCACGGCTACTGGGCGGCCGAGATCGTCGGCGCGACGGTGCTGCAGGTGCGGCGGTTCACCGACGAGCAGGTCGCCCGGTTCGTCCGCGGCTGGTACTGGTCGATGGAACGGCACAGCACGGGCACGGACAACGGGGAAATGGAACCGCGGGTCGCCTCCGCCGCCGACGACCTGCTGGACCGGCTGCGGAACGCGACCGGGCTGTACGAGCTGACGGTCAACCCGCTGCTGCTGACCATGATCGCGAACGTGCACCACTACCGCAGCGCGCTGCCGGGCAGCAGGGCCGAGCTCTACAGCGAAATCTGCGAGGTGATGCTCTGGCGCCGGCACAGCGCGAAGAAGCTGCCGATCGAACTCGGCGGGGACCAGAAGGAGCTGCTGCTGCGGCAGCTCGCGTTCACCATGATGGAGCGCCGGGTGCGGGACCTGCCGAAGGCCGAGGTGCTCGAGGTGCTCAAACCCTTGCTGCGCCGGGTTTCCAAGGAGCTCACCGGGGAGGAGTTCCTCGCCGAAGTAGGCTCCAGCGGCCTGTTGATCGAACGTGAGAACGGGCTGCACTCCTTCGCCCACCACACTTTCCAGGAGTACCTGGCCGCCGCGCACATTCAGGACAAGGGGCCGGTCGACCTGCTGCCGGGACTCGTCGACGACGAATGGTGGCGGGAGTGCACGCTGTTGTACGCCGCCCGCGCGGACACCGACCCGATCATCCGCGCCTGCCTCGACTCGGCCAGTGTCCCGGCGCTCGCGCTGGCCTTCGACTGCGCCCAGCACGCCCGGGAAATCGACCCCGCGCTTCGCGAAAGCCTGGACCGGCTGCTGGAGTCCTGTTACGAGCCGGACATCGATCCGCGGCGCCGGAGGCTGATGGCCCACGTGATGGTCACCCGGCACCTGCGCCACCTCACGCCAACCGACGGTGTCGCGCGGATCTGCGCCAGGCCGATCAGCGTGGACATCTACCGGCTCTTCCTCGCCGACACCGGGACCAGCCCGCCCGACGACCCGAGGCCGTTCCGGCCGGGATCGGGCGGGCCGGTGGTCGGGGTGCACCCTGCCGACGTGCTGACCTTCGTGCACTGGATCAACCAGATCGCCGGCGGCGGCTCGGCCTACCGGCTGCCCCGGCGTGCCGAGGTCGAGGTGCCGGCCGTGCGGCGTGCCCTGGACCAGCCGGATTCCGCGCCGCCGGGCAGGCTCAGTGTCTGGCTGGAGCCGCACGGCACCCGCGCGCTAGAGCTGTGGACGCCGGAACCAGCCCAGCACCCGCATCTGATCAAGGCCGAAGTGCTGGTCCGTGCGGTCACCGGTGACCTGCGGGCCTCGGCGGCAACGCTGGCCAGGCTGCTGCTGGCGCGTTCCCTGGTCGTGCTCCGTGCCGTGGCGTTCGATCTCGAGCATGGCGTGGCCGGTGCCCGCGCCCGCAACCTCGCCGGCGACCTGGTGCACGGCCTCGCCCGCGCACTCGACCTCGCGCTGGCGAGGTCCAGCGATCTCGGGCTGGCCAGGACGCTCAACCCGGCTCTCGCGCACGCCTTCGACCTGGCCCGCGCGGTGGACCGCGAGGTCGACCACGCGCGGGCGCTCAACCTGGCCAGGCTGCGCGATCTCGCCCGGATCCGGGCCATCGATCTCGCACTGGCGCTGGACCTCGCGCTCGGGCGCGCGTTCACCGTGGCCGGCAGCAGGCCGGACTCCGAACGCGACCTGGTGCACGATCTCGACCGCGCGCTGGACCGGGACTTCGAGTACGCCCGCAGGCTGGCAAGCACACTGGACACCGACCTCGACACCGCGCTGGAGCCGGATCTCGACCTCGTCCTGGACGTCGTGCTCGGTCTCGACCTCGCCCGCGACACCGATCGCACCCCGGTCCCGTTCGGCGAGTACCACCGCCACCTCGAAGCGATCACCGGGCTGGCCATGCCCCGCGCCCTTTCCCAGGCGCTCCAGGAGTCCGAACGCGTGCCGCTGGACGAGGACCGGCATCGTTTCCTGGACAGTTTCGCGCGGGCTTTCGTGACCATCACCGGCATCGAGTCCGGCGACCGGATCGTGCCGCCCGACTCGCTGACGGCCGAGGTCCGGAGGGCCTGCTCCGGCCTGCTCGCGGCCTCTCCGGTACCGGACTGGGCCAGGGAGGCGAGTGACCGGCTGGAACGGCTCGCCGTGCCCGTCTTCAGCCGCCGCCAGAACCTCACCCCGGTCACCGCGACCGCGATCCGGACCGGGGTGCTGTGCCTCGCCGTCGAAGCGGACGCCCTCGGCGCCCCCAGCACCGCCGAGGCGTTCCGGCAGGTCGCGGCCGGGGTGAGCCTGCTCGAGCAGCGCTGGGGGAGCGAGCTGTCGCCGACCGAGACGATCGTGCTCGCCACCGCGTGA
- a CDS encoding SAM-dependent methyltransferase, which yields MTTAHDRVGDDFTAPSPEQIGVNYDQFGDLYDLTIGDIGVHLGMWTRPGEREPATTLGDLANRAQERSTEYHVETLGLKAGEHLLDIGCGTGLPAVRMAQRSGGRATGITVSREQIARATETARAEGVSDRVTFGYGNAMALDFEDESFDAAMAIDMFAHLSDRQQAFHEAARVLRPGGHFMMSEFTVRGTPSAVQLAAYQQTWCCAAPGTVAETMEMAATAGFELVKVESMVQNCAFSGELMGILYADRREEIIQRYGAEAVAQMDPVIPVVRSFFRDHLGSYLFLLRKPGRW from the coding sequence ATGACAACAGCACATGATCGGGTCGGCGACGACTTCACCGCACCAAGCCCTGAGCAGATCGGGGTCAACTACGACCAGTTCGGCGACCTCTACGACCTGACCATCGGGGACATCGGCGTGCACCTCGGCATGTGGACGCGGCCAGGTGAGCGCGAGCCGGCGACCACCCTCGGCGATCTCGCCAACCGGGCGCAGGAACGCTCCACCGAGTACCACGTCGAAACCCTGGGACTGAAGGCCGGCGAACACCTGCTGGACATCGGCTGCGGCACCGGCCTGCCCGCGGTGCGGATGGCCCAGCGCAGCGGAGGGCGGGCCACCGGCATCACCGTCAGCCGGGAGCAGATCGCCAGGGCCACCGAGACCGCCAGGGCCGAAGGCGTCTCCGACCGGGTCACTTTCGGCTACGGCAACGCCATGGCCCTCGACTTCGAGGACGAGTCCTTCGACGCCGCCATGGCCATCGACATGTTCGCCCACCTGTCCGATCGCCAGCAGGCGTTTCACGAAGCCGCGCGGGTCCTCCGGCCGGGCGGTCACTTCATGATGAGTGAGTTCACCGTCCGTGGCACGCCCTCCGCAGTGCAACTGGCCGCATATCAGCAAACCTGGTGCTGTGCGGCACCGGGCACGGTGGCCGAGACCATGGAAATGGCGGCCACGGCCGGCTTTGAGCTGGTCAAGGTGGAAAGCATGGTGCAGAACTGCGCGTTCAGCGGGGAACTGATGGGAATTCTCTACGCCGACCGGCGCGAGGAGATCATCCAGCGCTACGGAGCCGAAGCCGTCGCCCAGATGGATCCGGTGATTCCCGTGGTGCGCTCGTTCTTCCGCGACCACCTCGGCTCCTACCTGTTCCTCCTGCGGAAACCCGGCCGGTGGTAG
- a CDS encoding class I SAM-dependent methyltransferase — MSQDRRLRTTFNSAASRYQHARPDYPAELYADLLEITGVEPPAHLLEVGCGPGKATLPLARRGFGITAIELGDALAAEARQRLAGFAGTSVITSSFEEWESAPGTHFDLVYAATAWNWVDPEVKYAKAAALLNAGGHLAVWNAEHALPVGFDPFFTEIQQVYVEIGEGHDGPWPPPPPEAQPNPIATEFSTSGYFTVVGTRRYVWALRYTAEEYLALLDTFSGHIAMEPDKRAHLYQEIRHRLAERPDGRLTRHWSAVLTVGRR; from the coding sequence ATGTCCCAAGATCGCCGACTGCGAACCACCTTCAACAGCGCGGCTTCCCGGTATCAGCACGCGCGCCCGGACTACCCGGCCGAGCTGTACGCCGACCTGCTCGAGATCACCGGGGTCGAGCCACCCGCGCACCTCCTGGAAGTGGGCTGCGGTCCGGGAAAGGCGACCTTGCCACTGGCACGGAGGGGCTTCGGGATCACCGCGATCGAGCTCGGCGACGCGCTGGCGGCAGAGGCCCGGCAGCGCCTCGCCGGGTTCGCCGGCACCTCGGTGATCACGTCGTCCTTCGAAGAGTGGGAGTCGGCGCCCGGCACCCACTTCGATCTCGTCTACGCGGCCACGGCCTGGAACTGGGTGGACCCGGAGGTCAAGTATGCGAAAGCGGCAGCCCTCCTCAACGCGGGCGGCCACTTGGCCGTGTGGAACGCCGAACACGCCCTTCCGGTCGGTTTCGACCCTTTCTTCACCGAGATCCAACAGGTCTACGTCGAAATCGGCGAAGGCCACGACGGTCCATGGCCACCGCCTCCGCCGGAGGCTCAGCCCAACCCCATCGCCACCGAGTTCAGCACCTCCGGATACTTCACGGTCGTCGGAACACGGCGCTACGTATGGGCCCTGCGCTACACCGCGGAGGAGTACCTCGCTTTGCTGGACACCTTCTCCGGCCACATCGCGATGGAGCCGGACAAGCGCGCACACCTCTATCAGGAGATACGCCACCGCCTCGCCGAACGCCCGGACGGGCGACTCACGCGCCACTGGTCCGCCGTCCTCACCGTCGGCCGACGGTGA
- a CDS encoding MarR family winged helix-turn-helix transcriptional regulator, whose product MDDAVSESAVHAARELRTMVGRLRRRLRQTYDVEGLTPSQTSVLRRLDKYGPASTSDLAAAEGVRHQSVAATLQALGGRGLIERRADPGDGRRQLVSVSEAGHAFLADKRRAGEEWLARALHDRYTEKERQALLKALELVERLTDG is encoded by the coding sequence ATGGACGACGCTGTGTCGGAATCGGCGGTGCACGCCGCGCGCGAGCTGCGGACCATGGTGGGCCGGCTGCGCAGGCGGCTCAGGCAGACCTACGACGTCGAGGGGCTGACGCCTTCGCAGACATCGGTGCTGAGGCGGCTCGACAAGTACGGCCCGGCGTCGACCAGCGATCTCGCGGCGGCGGAAGGGGTCCGGCACCAGTCGGTGGCCGCCACGTTGCAGGCGCTGGGCGGACGTGGCCTGATCGAGCGCCGCGCGGATCCCGGTGACGGGCGCCGGCAGCTGGTGTCCGTCAGCGAAGCCGGGCACGCCTTCCTCGCGGACAAGCGCCGCGCGGGAGAGGAATGGCTGGCTCGTGCGCTGCACGACCGCTACACCGAGAAAGAGCGGCAGGCGCTGCTGAAGGCACTGGAACTCGTGGAACGGCTGACCGACGGATGA